Proteins encoded in a region of the Roseateles sp. SL47 genome:
- the rpoS gene encoding RNA polymerase sigma factor RpoS, translated as MEIPVGDADSPAADAEGEGAPVEPRSGQTLLAPMEGGDVGNALQAYLRDIRRTPLLTPQEEYETATRARAGDFEARQAMIEHNLRLVVSIAKNYLGRGLPMSDLIEEGNLGLMHAIGKFEPERGFRFSTYASWWIRQAVERALMHQARLVRLPVHIVRELNQVLKARRSLEAMSAGQGGESQVRDDDIARALGRPVEEVAALLAYAELPSSLDSPVDRNGEGGESMLDLVADEQAMDPVGQRLTHELEGLLKTGLASLSDREREVLAGRYGLADREPETLDVLAVRLGLTRERIRQIQIEAQAKLKRNMLRQGINRDSIF; from the coding sequence ATGGAAATCCCCGTGGGCGATGCGGACTCACCTGCCGCTGACGCAGAGGGTGAGGGTGCCCCGGTGGAGCCTCGTTCGGGCCAGACCCTGCTGGCGCCGATGGAAGGCGGTGATGTTGGCAATGCGCTGCAGGCTTATCTGCGAGACATTCGACGTACGCCGCTGCTGACCCCGCAGGAAGAATACGAGACGGCGACCCGTGCGCGAGCGGGTGACTTCGAAGCGCGCCAGGCGATGATCGAGCACAACCTGCGCCTGGTGGTCAGCATTGCCAAGAACTACCTGGGCCGCGGCCTGCCCATGAGTGATCTGATCGAGGAAGGCAATCTCGGCCTCATGCATGCCATTGGCAAATTCGAGCCGGAGCGTGGCTTCCGGTTCTCCACCTATGCCAGCTGGTGGATTCGGCAGGCAGTGGAACGCGCGTTGATGCATCAGGCCCGGTTGGTGCGGTTGCCGGTGCATATCGTGCGCGAGCTGAATCAAGTGTTGAAGGCGCGGCGGTCGCTGGAGGCGATGTCGGCGGGGCAGGGGGGCGAGTCCCAGGTGCGGGACGACGACATCGCGCGGGCGCTCGGGCGGCCGGTGGAAGAAGTGGCCGCGCTGTTGGCCTATGCCGAGTTGCCGAGTTCGCTGGACTCACCGGTGGATCGCAACGGCGAGGGTGGGGAGTCCATGCTGGACCTGGTGGCGGATGAGCAGGCCATGGATCCGGTGGGGCAGCGGCTCACCCATGAGCTGGAGGGGCTGCTCAAGACGGGGCTGGCTTCCTTGAGCGACCGGGAGCGCGAGGTGCTGGCCGGTCGTTATGGTCTGGCGGACCGGGAGCCGGAGACGCTGGATGTGCTGGCGGTGCGGCTGGGGCTGACGCGGGAGCGTATTCGCCAGATCCAGATCGAGGCCCAGGCCAAGCTCAAGCGCAACATGCTGCGCCAGGGCATCAATCGCGATTCCATCTTCTGA
- a CDS encoding TIGR02594 family protein → MSDPAWLAEARKYIGTREIKGATHEPKILAWWKAIRRGGIKDDETPWCAAFVGGMLEAVGVISSRFEGAQSYLSWGVPLQEPAVGCIVVLGRAGGGHVAFCVGQDNWGNLLLLGGNQGDEVNISAFARGRVLGYRWPTAVPLPPPGPLLVGQAALSRSEA, encoded by the coding sequence ATGAGTGACCCCGCTTGGCTGGCCGAGGCCCGCAAGTACATCGGAACCCGAGAAATCAAAGGTGCGACACACGAGCCGAAGATCCTGGCCTGGTGGAAGGCAATCCGCCGTGGTGGCATCAAAGACGATGAGACGCCGTGGTGTGCCGCGTTCGTCGGCGGCATGCTGGAGGCCGTCGGGGTCATCAGTTCCAGGTTCGAAGGAGCGCAGAGCTATCTGTCCTGGGGCGTGCCGCTGCAGGAGCCGGCCGTGGGATGCATTGTTGTCCTTGGACGGGCCGGTGGTGGTCATGTCGCCTTCTGCGTCGGCCAAGACAATTGGGGCAACCTGCTGCTGCTCGGCGGGAACCAGGGCGACGAGGTGAACATCTCCGCCTTCGCCCGGGGCAGAGTGCTCGGGTATCGGTGGCCGACGGCCGTTCCGCTTCCACCACCCGGGCCGCTCCTCGTCGGGCAGGCCGCACTGTCGAGGAGCGAGGCGTGA
- a CDS encoding LuxR C-terminal-related transcriptional regulator has product MAVKVLIVEDNPVARSFLCRVVRESFSDGMEITEAGDLEGARQQLARADAEPGGSGFKLILIDLELPDGNGMEFLGELATRPAVKIVTTLYSDDDHLFPALQRGADGYLLKEDRFEVLVEELQRIVRGQPPLSPAIARRLLSHFRPGSTGDSGPMGLNSGFGSLTSSATPSGRGVTLDPLPEWERLTPRENEVLTYLSKGFTIKEIANLMGIKWFTVNDHIKSIYKKLNVSSRAEAAVLASKQGLV; this is encoded by the coding sequence ATGGCCGTCAAAGTTCTCATCGTTGAAGACAATCCGGTAGCCCGCAGCTTCCTGTGTCGTGTAGTGCGCGAGAGTTTCAGCGACGGCATGGAGATCACAGAAGCCGGGGACCTGGAAGGCGCGCGCCAGCAGTTGGCACGGGCTGATGCGGAGCCTGGCGGCAGCGGCTTCAAGCTCATCCTGATCGACCTGGAACTGCCCGACGGCAATGGCATGGAGTTTCTGGGCGAACTGGCCACCCGGCCGGCCGTGAAGATCGTCACCACGCTGTATTCGGACGACGATCACCTGTTCCCGGCCCTGCAACGGGGCGCCGACGGTTATCTGCTCAAGGAAGACCGCTTCGAGGTGCTGGTGGAAGAATTGCAGCGCATCGTGCGCGGCCAGCCACCGCTGTCCCCGGCCATTGCGCGGCGCCTGCTGTCGCACTTCCGGCCCGGCTCCACCGGTGATTCCGGCCCCATGGGCTTGAATTCGGGCTTTGGCAGTCTCACCTCCAGCGCCACGCCCAGCGGGCGCGGCGTCACGTTGGACCCGCTGCCGGAATGGGAGCGGCTGACACCCCGTGAAAACGAAGTGCTGACCTACCTGAGCAAGGGTTTCACCATCAAGGAAATCGCCAACCTGATGGGCATCAAGTGGTTCACGGTGAATGACCACATCAAGAGCATCTACAAGAAGCTCAATGTCTCCAGCCGCGCGGAAGCAGCGGTGCTGGCCAGCAAGCAGGGGCTGGTCTGA
- a CDS encoding SOS response-associated peptidase family protein, with translation MTPKTDLEVYVRRHLTTVWLPENPEKPFVVPFDPGLFLRPDGDGLQGVVGQWAMIRPGAPARKDMIQSKAVPGKKPAAPRPRSTNNARTETVATTPTFRAAWNEGRRCLIPAAWYQEPNWETGRNIWWQLRRTDGLPWMLAGIWNEWVYPATGEVVPNYTMLTMNCDGHPLLARLHKPDPKLPPDAQDKRAVIHVEPQDWAAWLRGTEADARMLLRTQPAEFCDQADAQRTDALLAQLF, from the coding sequence ATGACCCCGAAGACGGACCTAGAGGTCTACGTGCGGCGCCACCTGACAACGGTGTGGCTGCCGGAGAATCCGGAAAAGCCGTTCGTGGTGCCATTCGACCCGGGGCTGTTCCTTCGTCCCGACGGTGATGGGCTGCAAGGCGTGGTGGGGCAATGGGCCATGATCCGCCCGGGCGCGCCAGCGCGAAAGGACATGATCCAGTCCAAGGCGGTGCCCGGCAAGAAGCCAGCGGCGCCACGGCCGCGCAGCACCAACAACGCCCGAACTGAGACGGTGGCCACCACCCCCACGTTCAGAGCGGCGTGGAACGAGGGCCGGCGCTGCCTTATCCCGGCGGCTTGGTACCAGGAGCCGAACTGGGAGACGGGACGCAACATTTGGTGGCAACTCCGCCGCACCGACGGCCTGCCGTGGATGCTGGCCGGCATATGGAACGAGTGGGTGTACCCGGCCACCGGTGAGGTGGTGCCGAACTACACCATGCTCACGATGAATTGCGATGGCCACCCACTACTGGCCCGCCTGCACAAACCCGACCCCAAGCTGCCGCCGGATGCGCAGGACAAGCGCGCCGTGATCCACGTTGAACCGCAGGACTGGGCCGCCTGGCTGCGCGGCACCGAGGCGGACGCCCGGATGCTGCTACGCACCCAACCGGCCGAGTTCTGCGACCAGGCCGACGCACAGCGCACGGACGCGCTGCTGGCGCAGCTGTTCTAA
- a CDS encoding NADPH:quinone oxidoreductase family protein has product MKAWLCENPIGVEALKWKELPQPQPGPGQLRVSIRAASLNFPDLLIIQNKYQMKPPLPFVPGTEFAGVVDAVGDGVQGFKPGDTVAAFTGTGGFATEALVPAALALPLPAGFPFEDAAAFICTYATSHHALMDRAALQPGETVLILGAAGGVGTAAIQIARAAGARVIAAASTDDKCARCRNLGADATINYTTHSLRDELKTLTEGRGPDVVYDPVGGDLTEPAFRSIAWRGRYLVVGFAQGKIPALPLNLTLLKGASLVGVFWGEFAKREPKHNADMMKTLAAWYAQGKIKPVIDQVLPMEDLPQAFARMSGRAVVGKLVVVNRT; this is encoded by the coding sequence ATGAAGGCCTGGCTGTGCGAGAACCCGATCGGTGTCGAGGCGCTGAAATGGAAGGAGCTGCCCCAGCCGCAGCCCGGGCCGGGCCAGTTGCGGGTGTCCATCCGGGCGGCGAGCCTGAATTTTCCGGATCTGTTGATCATCCAGAACAAGTACCAGATGAAGCCGCCCCTGCCCTTTGTGCCGGGGACCGAGTTTGCGGGGGTGGTCGATGCGGTCGGCGACGGCGTGCAAGGCTTCAAGCCCGGCGACACGGTGGCGGCCTTTACCGGCACCGGGGGCTTCGCCACAGAAGCGCTGGTACCGGCCGCACTGGCCCTGCCCCTGCCGGCCGGCTTCCCGTTCGAGGACGCGGCCGCCTTCATCTGCACCTATGCCACCAGCCATCACGCCTTGATGGACCGTGCCGCGCTCCAGCCCGGAGAGACGGTGCTGATCCTGGGGGCCGCCGGAGGCGTGGGCACCGCTGCCATCCAGATTGCCAGGGCCGCTGGTGCGCGGGTGATTGCGGCCGCCTCCACCGACGACAAATGCGCCCGTTGCCGCAACTTGGGCGCTGATGCCACCATCAACTACACCACCCACTCGCTGCGGGACGAACTGAAGACCCTCACCGAGGGCCGAGGGCCGGACGTGGTGTATGACCCGGTCGGCGGCGACCTCACCGAACCGGCCTTCCGCTCTATCGCCTGGCGCGGACGCTATCTGGTGGTCGGCTTCGCCCAAGGGAAGATTCCGGCGCTGCCCCTGAACCTGACCCTGCTCAAAGGCGCCTCCCTGGTGGGGGTGTTCTGGGGCGAGTTCGCCAAGCGAGAGCCGAAGCACAATGCGGACATGATGAAGACCCTGGCCGCCTGGTATGCACAAGGCAAGATCAAACCGGTGATTGATCAGGTGCTGCCGATGGAGGACCTGCCGCAGGCATTTGCACGGATGAGCGGCCGTGCGGTGGTCGGCAAGCTGGTGGTGGTGAACCGTACCTGA
- the rlmD gene encoding 23S rRNA (uracil(1939)-C(5))-methyltransferase RlmD has product MTDVSEWLKVESLDLEAQGVAHNSEGKVVFIEGALPGEEVQVSVGRKKNNWEQAALVAMRRESSQRVRPVCPHFGLHAGACGGCKMQHLHPGAQVAVKQRVLEDNLWHLGKVKAEALLRPIEGPATGYRYRARLSVRYVPKKGHVLVGFHERKSRYIADMQVCKVLPEQVSQMLMPLRALIGSMDARDRLPQIELAIGDSAGVQVIALVLRHLEPLSAGDVDKLRAFAAEYGVQWWLQPKGPETVHLLEAGGPELTYTLPEFGVVMPFKPTDFTQVNHHINTVLVGRALRLLAVQPNERVIDWFCGLGNFTLPLATQAREVLGIEGSEALVQRSRENAQRNGLSHKASFVARNLFDMTPQLLAADGVADRWLIDPPREGAFALSKALADLVQDPSLAPGWTPPKRIVYVSCNPATLARDAGLLVNVAGYRCTGAGAVNMFPHTAHVESIAILER; this is encoded by the coding sequence ATGACTGATGTTTCGGAATGGCTGAAGGTCGAATCGCTGGACCTGGAAGCTCAGGGCGTGGCCCACAATAGCGAAGGCAAGGTGGTCTTCATCGAGGGCGCGTTGCCTGGTGAAGAGGTTCAGGTCAGCGTTGGCCGCAAGAAGAACAACTGGGAGCAAGCGGCGCTGGTCGCCATGCGCCGTGAGAGTTCTCAGCGGGTGCGTCCGGTCTGCCCGCATTTCGGTTTGCATGCGGGTGCCTGTGGCGGCTGCAAGATGCAGCACTTGCATCCGGGCGCCCAGGTGGCGGTGAAGCAGCGGGTGCTGGAAGACAACCTGTGGCATCTCGGCAAGGTCAAGGCCGAGGCGCTGCTACGTCCGATCGAAGGGCCGGCCACGGGCTACCGTTATCGGGCGCGCTTGTCGGTGCGGTATGTGCCGAAGAAGGGGCATGTGCTGGTGGGTTTCCACGAGCGCAAGAGCCGCTACATCGCTGATATGCAGGTCTGCAAGGTGCTGCCGGAGCAGGTCAGTCAGATGCTGATGCCGCTGCGGGCGCTGATCGGGTCCATGGACGCACGAGACCGTCTGCCGCAGATCGAGCTGGCGATTGGGGACAGTGCGGGTGTGCAGGTGATTGCGCTGGTGCTGCGCCACCTGGAGCCGCTGAGTGCGGGCGATGTGGACAAGCTGCGCGCCTTTGCGGCTGAGTATGGGGTGCAGTGGTGGCTGCAGCCCAAGGGGCCGGAGACGGTGCATCTGCTGGAGGCGGGTGGGCCGGAGCTGACGTACACGCTGCCCGAATTTGGTGTGGTGATGCCGTTCAAGCCGACGGACTTCACTCAGGTGAACCATCACATCAACACGGTGCTGGTGGGGCGAGCGCTGCGCCTGCTGGCGGTGCAGCCGAATGAGCGGGTGATTGACTGGTTCTGCGGTCTGGGCAATTTCACCTTGCCGCTGGCCACGCAGGCGCGTGAGGTGCTGGGCATTGAGGGGAGCGAGGCGCTGGTGCAGCGGTCCCGGGAGAATGCGCAGCGCAACGGGCTGAGTCACAAAGCGTCGTTTGTGGCGCGCAACCTGTTCGACATGACGCCGCAGCTGCTGGCGGCGGACGGGGTGGCGGACCGCTGGCTGATTGATCCGCCGCGGGAGGGGGCCTTTGCGCTGTCGAAGGCTTTGGCCGATCTGGTGCAGGATCCATCGCTGGCGCCGGGCTGGACGCCGCCGAAGCGGATTGTGTATGTGTCCTGCAACCCGGCAACCCTGGCCCGCGATGCGGGCTTGCTGGTGAATGTGGCGGGCTACCGCTGCACGGGTGCCGGCGCGGTGAACATGTTCCCCCACACCGCGCACGTCGAATCCATCGCAATACTAGAGCGCTAG
- a CDS encoding peptidoglycan DD-metalloendopeptidase family protein, which produces MQHLHRLPLVGVSVLLLALVGCTVPPHRAPVEERSVGKPPAATPTTPVTVQTPEPLKPLPGAENAGKPGYYTVKPGDTLIRIALDNGQSWKDLARWNGMDNPNIIEVGQVLRVVPPGVDPSSVTTRPLASTRVESRPLDGKATASNTPASGASAPATSAIPSSGPSGVVASAPTPPVIKDDDDISWGWPASGQVLAGFDEVRNKGMAFAGKAGDPVFAAADGRVMYAGAGLRGYGNMIIIKHSTNYLTAYAHNQTLLVKEDQVVRKGQKIAEMGDTDTDRVKLHFEVRKQGKPIDPAKLLPTR; this is translated from the coding sequence ATGCAACATCTTCATCGTCTTCCGCTTGTAGGGGTCTCCGTGCTGTTGCTGGCGCTGGTCGGGTGTACCGTTCCGCCGCACCGCGCTCCGGTGGAGGAGCGCTCCGTCGGCAAACCGCCCGCAGCCACCCCCACAACGCCTGTCACGGTGCAGACGCCCGAGCCGCTCAAGCCGCTGCCTGGCGCTGAGAATGCCGGCAAACCGGGGTACTACACCGTCAAGCCGGGTGACACGCTCATCCGCATCGCGCTGGACAACGGCCAGTCCTGGAAAGACCTGGCCCGTTGGAACGGCATGGACAACCCCAACATCATCGAAGTGGGTCAGGTGTTGAGGGTGGTGCCGCCCGGCGTGGATCCCAGCTCGGTCACCACGCGGCCGCTGGCGTCCACCCGCGTGGAAAGCCGTCCGCTGGATGGCAAGGCCACGGCGTCCAACACGCCGGCCAGCGGTGCCTCCGCGCCGGCCACCAGTGCGATTCCGTCGAGCGGCCCCAGCGGCGTGGTGGCGTCCGCGCCCACGCCGCCGGTCATCAAGGACGACGACGACATCAGTTGGGGCTGGCCCGCATCGGGTCAGGTCTTAGCAGGGTTTGATGAAGTCCGCAACAAGGGAATGGCGTTTGCGGGCAAAGCCGGAGATCCAGTCTTCGCCGCTGCCGATGGCCGCGTGATGTACGCGGGTGCGGGCTTGCGCGGATACGGCAACATGATCATCATCAAGCACAGCACGAACTATCTGACGGCTTACGCTCACAACCAGACCTTGCTGGTGAAAGAAGACCAGGTGGTGCGCAAGGGTCAGAAGATCGCCGAGATGGGTGATACCGATACGGACCGGGTCAAGCTGCACTTTGAAGTGCGCAAGCAGGGCAAGCCTATCGATCCTGCAAAGCTGTTGCCGACCCGTTAG
- a CDS encoding protein-L-isoaspartate(D-aspartate) O-methyltransferase, translating to MSDTPPRAKRFPLSLQQLGSTPKPGAAVGREPLKPQGHWQQAAAIKARAVPPSGLGLDSAGVRQRMVQRLRAEGLSDERVLQALATVPRHEFVDTALAIQAYEDTSLPIGHGQTISKPSVVGRMMALMLAAPGAQARGHLGKVLEIGTGCGYQAALLMQIAKQVVSIERLKPLHDKALGHLVGYSQVRLVYGDGMLGHPPSAPYDSIISAAGGDDIPQAWLDQLAPGGRLVAPMTAPSGRGQVLVLIDHVRDAQGSRFVRSLHEAVLFVPLKSGVM from the coding sequence ATGAGTGACACGCCGCCGCGCGCCAAGCGTTTTCCGCTGTCCTTGCAGCAGCTGGGCAGCACGCCCAAGCCGGGCGCTGCGGTGGGGCGCGAGCCGCTGAAGCCGCAGGGCCATTGGCAGCAGGCCGCTGCCATCAAGGCCCGCGCGGTGCCGCCCAGCGGCCTGGGGCTGGACTCGGCGGGCGTGCGCCAGCGCATGGTGCAGCGGCTGCGCGCCGAAGGCCTGTCGGACGAGCGCGTGCTGCAGGCCTTGGCCACCGTGCCGCGCCATGAATTCGTGGATACCGCGCTGGCCATCCAGGCCTATGAGGACACCAGCCTGCCCATTGGCCACGGGCAGACCATCTCCAAACCCTCGGTGGTGGGGCGCATGATGGCGCTGATGCTCGCCGCGCCCGGGGCGCAGGCCCGGGGTCATCTGGGCAAGGTGCTGGAGATCGGCACCGGCTGCGGCTACCAGGCGGCACTGCTGATGCAGATCGCGAAACAGGTGGTTTCGATCGAGCGTCTCAAACCGTTGCACGACAAGGCCCTTGGCCATCTGGTCGGTTACAGCCAGGTGAGGCTCGTGTATGGGGACGGCATGCTGGGCCATCCCCCTTCCGCTCCTTACGACAGCATCATCTCCGCCGCTGGCGGCGACGACATCCCGCAGGCCTGGCTGGACCAACTCGCCCCGGGTGGCCGGCTGGTGGCGCCGATGACGGCCCCGAGTGGGCGTGGTCAGGTGCTGGTGCTGATCGACCATGTGCGCGATGCACAGGGTTCTCGCTTTGTGCGCAGCTTGCATGAGGCGGTCCTGTTCGTGCCCCTAAAATCGGGCGTCATGTAA
- a CDS encoding DUF2514 family protein codes for MNALLARLLSPALAIALAGALLLAGHQWGRALIAEKALTSSQAEFASYREQVQANHAAALRKAAEEKSRSDKARQEALDAEYLARQAAEADRDRLRAGNGQLQRYAADLATSLADRARDTAAPGSCQAASEQLAFVVGALDDFAAAAGSAADDARRAGQLCERTYDALTK; via the coding sequence GTGAACGCGCTCCTGGCCCGGCTGCTTTCTCCCGCACTGGCCATCGCACTAGCTGGTGCGTTGCTGTTGGCTGGCCATCAATGGGGCAGGGCGCTCATCGCGGAGAAGGCGTTGACTTCATCGCAAGCGGAATTCGCCTCCTACCGAGAGCAGGTGCAAGCGAACCACGCGGCGGCGCTGCGGAAAGCTGCCGAGGAGAAATCCAGATCCGACAAAGCCCGACAGGAGGCCCTTGATGCTGAATATCTTGCCCGCCAGGCCGCTGAGGCTGACCGTGATCGTCTGCGCGCTGGCAATGGCCAGTTGCAGCGCTACGCGGCCGACCTTGCCACCTCCCTCGCTGATCGAGCGCGAGATACCGCCGCTCCCGGCAGCTGCCAGGCAGCCAGCGAGCAGCTCGCCTTCGTGGTCGGCGCGCTTGACGACTTTGCGGCAGCAGCTGGGAGTGCGGCTGACGACGCCCGCCGCGCCGGGCAGCTCTGCGAGCGCACCTATGACGCCCTAACCAAATAG
- a CDS encoding META domain-containing protein: MQRTPFPPLLLVRSVRGIRSIRQPAWRSVLAAAMLASLAACASGPSTPTTPAGSLPHTARWDQQEWVVTALNGADLPTTAPRPTLSIQDGVASGTDGCNRYRRPLKPASDVPSALRFDDAGGVSTRMACPGDGDTVARGWNTAMSATRSVRTEPHRLALVDESGNVIARLAPVKTVAQQP, encoded by the coding sequence ATGCAGCGCACCCCATTCCCCCCCCTCCTCCTCGTTCGCAGCGTTCGCGGCATTCGCAGCATTCGGCAGCCCGCTTGGCGCAGTGTCCTGGCAGCAGCGATGCTCGCCAGCCTGGCCGCTTGTGCGTCAGGCCCCAGCACACCGACCACGCCCGCGGGCAGCCTGCCGCATACGGCTCGCTGGGACCAGCAGGAATGGGTGGTCACCGCCTTGAATGGCGCAGACCTGCCCACCACCGCCCCCCGCCCAACCCTGAGCATCCAGGACGGCGTAGCCTCGGGCACCGATGGCTGCAACCGTTATCGGCGGCCACTCAAGCCCGCGTCGGACGTGCCGTCGGCGCTGCGTTTTGATGATGCTGGCGGCGTGTCCACGCGCATGGCCTGCCCCGGCGATGGCGACACCGTGGCACGGGGCTGGAATACCGCGATGAGCGCCACCCGATCGGTGCGAACCGAACCGCATCGGCTGGCGCTGGTCGACGAAAGCGGCAATGTGATTGCACGCCTGGCACCGGTGAAGACTGTCGCCCAACAGCCTTGA
- the surE gene encoding 5'/3'-nucleotidase SurE, whose protein sequence is MRILIANDDGYLAPGLHALVRACEGLGQIEVIAPEQNASGTSNSLTLSRPLSVFTAANGFRYVNGTPSDCVHLALTGLLDYRPDLVLSGINNGANMGDDTLYSGTVAAATEGYLFGIPSIAFSQVEKGWGHLDAAAAMARQLVQDVIAGGLVDPFLLSVNIPNRSDAAQLPRRVTRLGRRHASEATIQQRSPRGDMIYWIGPAGDAREAGEGTDFHATANGMVSITPLQVDLTEHASLGAWRQRLKLNEQA, encoded by the coding sequence ATGCGCATACTTATCGCCAACGACGACGGATACCTCGCCCCTGGTCTGCACGCCCTGGTGCGTGCCTGCGAAGGGTTGGGGCAGATTGAAGTGATCGCACCGGAGCAGAATGCCAGCGGCACCTCCAATTCGCTGACCCTCTCGCGGCCACTGTCGGTGTTCACCGCCGCCAACGGCTTCCGCTACGTGAATGGCACGCCGTCGGACTGCGTGCATCTGGCGCTGACGGGCCTGCTGGACTATCGACCGGACCTGGTGCTCTCCGGCATCAACAACGGTGCCAACATGGGCGACGACACGCTCTATTCCGGGACCGTGGCCGCAGCCACCGAAGGTTATCTGTTCGGCATTCCGTCCATTGCGTTTTCTCAAGTGGAGAAGGGGTGGGGGCATCTGGATGCCGCCGCCGCGATGGCGCGTCAGTTGGTGCAGGATGTCATCGCCGGGGGCCTGGTGGACCCGTTCCTGTTGAGCGTGAATATCCCGAATCGCTCGGACGCCGCCCAGTTGCCGCGCCGGGTGACCCGCCTGGGCCGTCGCCATGCCAGCGAAGCGACCATCCAGCAACGCAGCCCGCGCGGCGACATGATCTACTGGATCGGCCCCGCTGGCGACGCGCGCGAGGCTGGTGAAGGTACCGACTTCCATGCCACTGCCAACGGCATGGTCTCCATCACGCCGCTGCAGGTCGATCTGACCGAGCATGCATCGCTGGGGGCGTGGCGTCAGCGCCTGAAGCTGAACGAGCAGGCATGA